The proteins below are encoded in one region of Populus alba chromosome 2, ASM523922v2, whole genome shotgun sequence:
- the LOC118057715 gene encoding putative RING-H2 finger protein ATL21A, with protein MCILEVLLLIKLLHFINAAADCSISACSIGDVPVRFPFRIEGRQPRNCGYPGFDLSCNSQSSTVLELPHSGDFLVRDINYLTQQIQLYDSDNCLAKRLLQLNLSGSPFLGFFHQNYTFLSCPTQLVKSRFTTINCLSNSTISVLATSSMSLVNAMSSSCEVISTLKIPVSQPVQYNEGFTSDLSEDLLLTWFSPDCSKCETQGSMCGFHGNASQEIGCSHDSKKGKSANNLRVFGIFILLIGIPVLVCASGIAISLYLVPWHPRANEANATQRNSTIAAVSTQPTILVLGLDESTIESFDKLVLGESKRLPGPNGSTCAICLSEYNSKETVRIIPECKHCFHADCVDEWLRMNSTCPVCRKSPSLAHVRSSNI; from the exons ATGTGCATCTTAGAAGTTCTCCTTCTCATCAAGCTCCTTCATTTTATCAACGCAGCAGCAGATTGCTCAATCTCCGCGTGCAGCATCGGTGATGTCCCTGTTCGATTCCCTTTCCGAATAGAAGGTCGGCAACCTCGAAACTGCGGCTACCCTGGTTTCGATCTCAGCTGCAACAGTCAGAGTTCGACAGTTCTAGAACTTCCCCACTCCGGGGACTTTCTCGTGCGTGACATCAATTATCTCACACAACAAATACAGCTTTACGACTCGGATAATTGCCTTGCTAAACGCCTCCTACAACTCAATCTCTCGGGCTCTCCTTTCCTTGGTTTTTTCCATCAGAACTACACCTTTCTAAGCTGCCCAACTCAGCTCGTGAAGTCTCGCTTCACCACCATCAATTGCCTCAGTAATTCAACAATATCAGTTTTAGCTACCTCTTCCATGAGCCTTGTGAATGCAATGTCCTCATCATGTGAGGTTATTAGTACGCTGAAAATTCCAGTTTCACAGCCAGTTCAGTACAATGAAGGGTTCACATCTGATCTCAGTGAGGATCTTCTATTAACATGGTTTTCTCCTGATTGTAGTAAGTGTGAAACACAAGGCAGCATGTGTGGTTTCCATGGAAATGCTAGTCAAGAAATTGGTTGCTCCCATGATTCTAAAAAAG GCAAGTCTGCCAATAATCTCAGAGTTTTTGGGATCTTTATCCTGTTGATTGGAATACCAGTTCTCGTATGTGCAAGTGGGATCGCTATTTCTTTATACCTTGTCCCCTGGCATCCTCGAGCCAATGAGGCAAATGCCACGCAGAGAAACTCCACCATAGCAGCAGTATCAACGCAACCTACCATCTTGGTGTTAGGTCTTGACGAGTCCACCATCGAATCATTTGACAAGCTGGTCCTTGGGGAAAGTAAGCGGTTGCCTGGTCCCAATGGTAGTACCTGTGCTATATGCTTATCAGAATATAACAGCAAAGAAACAGTAAGAATCATACCAGAATGCAAGCACTGCTTCCATGCAGACTGCGTCGATGAATGGCTACGGATGAACAGTACTTGTCCAGTTTGCCGGAAATCACCATCCCTTGCTCATGTTAGATCATCAAACATTTGA
- the LOC118057718 gene encoding uncharacterized protein, which yields MPPFPSLTTIFSISFPSPKPKPKPKPSAMEDHKDPMPFQIFARVLDGKTKVLNFKTPSSCTAQAIKQQIFQVTQIPIHYQRLMCRGFQLNDDSIITTPESTVYLLLRLLGGKGGFGSLLRGAATKAGQKKTNNFDACRDMSGRRLRHVNAEKRLEEWKAEEEDRRLEKMAEEFIKKKAKKGKKGVGDGEAEKYVAKYREDSAKCAAVVEEAVREVLGNGNGFRKRKGKGKGVVEGAEAKKIKIWMGKRKVDESDSEGMDEDSSDEENEKSVVLNNGSHSDSNKEVEGSSDSVTGNRDGECSGGASCSSEEEKEASSEQSLKSNPCGEVALNEEDELVEAQILEETAAQNASVACLKTEEISETKALEAEKKENVEPDSQCPDASSSGNGGIIESKPVIPEANGFSQSKPESNEGNGDMEKPLNFDEFNSASELEVLGMERLKTELQIRGLKCGGTLQERAARLFLLKSTPLEKLPKKLLAKK from the exons ATGCCTCCATTCCCCTCTTTGACCACAATCTTCTCAATCAGTTTCCCTtctccaaaaccaaaaccaaaaccaaaaccatcaGCAATGGAAGATCACAAGGATCCTATGCCATTCCAGATCTTCGCCAGAGTTCTAGACGGAAAAACAAAAGTCTTGAATTTCAAAACCCCAAGCTCATGTACCGCCCAAGCAATCAAGCAACAAATCTTCCAAGTCACTCAAATCCCTATTCACTATCAACGCTTGATGTGCAGAGGGTTCCAATTAAACGACGATTCAATCATCACTACCCCCGAATCCACCGTCTATCTCCTCCTCCGTCTCCTCGGTGGCAAAGGCGGTTTCGGGTCACTTCTCCGTGGGGCCGCTACAAAAGCGGGTCAAAAGAAGACGAATAATTTTGACGCGTGTCGGGATATGAGTGGCAGGAGGTTAAGGCATGTGAATGCGGAGAAGAGGTTGGAGGAGTGGAAGGCGGAGGAAGAGGATAGGAGGTTGGAGAAGATGGCGGAGGAGTTTATTAAGAAGAAGGCTAAGAAAGGGAAGAAAGGGGTTGGAGATGGTGAGGCGGAGAAGTATGTGGCAAAGTATAGGGAGGACTCGGCGAAATGTGCTGCAGTAGTTGAGGAGGCTGTGAGGGAGGTTCTTGGGAATGGGAATGGGTTTAGGAAGAgaaaggggaaggggaagggggtTGTGGAAGGCGCAGAAgccaagaaaataaagatttg GATGGGCAAGAGAAAAGTGGATGAAAGTGACAGTGAAGGAATGGACGAAGATAGCAGTGATGAGGAAAATGAGAAATCTGTTGTTTTAAATAATGGGAGTCATTCAGATTCaaataaagaagttgagggaAGTTCAGACTCAGTTACTGGAAATCGAGATGGAGAATGTTCTGGTGGTGCCTCATGCAGCTCTGAGGAAGAAAAGGAGGCTTCTTCAGAGCAAAGCTTGAAATCTAATCCCTGTGGAGAAGTTGCCTTGAACGAAGAGGATGAATTGGTTGAAGCACAGATTCTTGAGGAAACAGCAGCACAGAATGCCAGTGTAGCTTGCTTGAAGACAGAAGAGATTTCTGAAACTAAAGCACTTGAGGCTGAAAAGAAGGAGAATGTTGAACCTGATTCTCAATGTCCAGATGCTTCAAGTTCTGGAAATGGAGGAATTATTGAAAGCAAACCGGTTATTCCTGAAGCCAATGGTTTCTCTCAATCAAAACCTGAGTCAAATGAAGGCAATGGAGATATGGAGAAACCACTAAATTTTGATGAATTCAATTCAGCATCAGAGCTGGAG GTACTTGGCATGGAAAGGCTGAAGACTGAGCTGCAAATCCGTGGGCTTAAATGTGGAGGTACTTTGCAGGAACGCGCTGCACGGCTTTTTCTCTTGAAATCTACCCCTTTGGAGAAGCTTCCCAAAAAACTACTTGCTAAGAAATGA
- the LOC118057822 gene encoding LOW QUALITY PROTEIN: probable F-box protein At3g61730 (The sequence of the model RefSeq protein was modified relative to this genomic sequence to represent the inferred CDS: deleted 4 bases in 3 codons): protein ENQAINYFVLHFNVERYEVDLWTEITKFLDGKSLAKLAATCRWFHTVIMHGSVYWKFSCLRELQVPAPMSRTMQTLEARQIELFLCEGFRNGSWNYELTGSYTINKSVGAASGAFFYLKHIKDRAMAGVFCFKSRAGQTSDLQPKATNTFHPVAIHTNLQENQGLLSKYCTMRAGSDEEVVSIRISQQLV from the exons GAAAATCAggcaattaattattttgttttacactTCAACGTAGAAAGGTATGAAGTGGATCTATGGACAGAAATAACTAAGTTTTTGGACGGGAAGTCTCTGGCGAAGCTTGCGGCGACTTGCCGGTGGTTTCACACCGTCATCATGCATGGCAGTGTATAT TGGAAGTTTTCTTGCTTGCGTGAACTTCAAGTCCCAGCCCCCATGTCAA GAACAATGCAGACATTAGAAGCAAGGCAAATAGAG CTGTTTCTGTGTGAGGGATTCCGGAATGGGAGCTGGAACTATGAGCTGACTGGATCCTATACAATCAACAAGTCTGTAGGTGCAGCTTCTGGT gcatttttttatctcaaacacATCAAGGACCGTGCAATGGCTG GCGTGTTTTGTTTCAAGTCACGGGCAGGACAAACCAGTGACTTGCAGCCAAAGGCTACCAACACTTTCCATCCAGTTGCAATCCACACCAATTTACAAGAGAATCAAG GGCTTCTTTCAAAGTACTGCACGATGAGAGCAGGATCAGATGAAGAAGTAGTTTCCATTAGAATCTCTCAGCAGCTTGTGTAG